The Streptomyces fungicidicus nucleotide sequence TCCTCCCGCTGCTGGTGTTCCCGCTGGTGGGTTCCCCTCATCCTCCCCCGCCCGCGGGCCCGCCCCAAGACCCGGCCCGGCCCGTCACACGCAGTTCGCACGACGACCCCGCCGGGCGGGTGTGATCGGCCACCCCGGAACACCTGGTAATGTTTACGTCGTCGCCGCGGGGGGAAACCCGCGCGACAGACACCTTGTCCGGGTGGCGGAATGGCAGACGCGCTAGCTTGAGGTGCTAGTGCCCTTTATCGGGCGTGGGGGTTCAAGTCCCCCCTCGGACACATGAAGCGCGAGGGCCGCGACCACGAGGTCGCGGCCCTCGGGCGTTGCCGCGGAGGGTGACCATGACCACGCGTTCCTGCCCCTGCGGGCTGCCCGAGGCGTACGAAGCCTGCTGCGGGCGCTATCACTCCGGGGCCGCCGCCGCGCCCACCGCCGAGCGGCTGATGCGGTCGCGGTACTGCGCGTTCGTGCGGCGGGACGCCGCGTACCTGCTCCGGACCTGGCATCCGCGGACCCGGCCGGAGCGGCTCGACCTCGATCCCGGGATGCGCTGGACCGGGCTGGAGATCCTGGACACCACCGGCGGCTCGGCCTTCCACACCACCGGCACGGTGACCTTCCGGGCGTCCTACCGGGGCGGCTCGCTGCACGAGCGGAGCCGGTTCGAGCGGGTCGACGGGCCATGGGTGTACGTCGACGGGGACTTCCCGGGCTGAGAGGCCGGGGAACTACGGCGCCAGGATGTCCAGTTCCTGGAGGGCGCCCTCGGTGATCTCGCGGGTCAGCCGTTCCGCGCGGGCGGCGTCGCGTTCGCGGACCGCCTCCGCGAGCTGGACGTGCAGGGTGACGGCGGCCGGGTCGGGGTCCTCGAACATCACCTCGTGATGGGTGCGGCCGGCCAGCACCTCGGCGACTACATCGCCGAGCCGGGCGAACATCTCGTTGCCGGAGGCGGTCAGGATCACGCGGTGGAACGCCACGTCGTGCAGGAGATAGCCCTCCAGCCGGTGTCCGCTCGCGTTGGCGACCATGCCGAGGGCGCACTCGGTGAGCTCGGCGCACTGCTCGGGGGTGGCGTTGCGGGCGGCCAGGCCGGCCGCGACCGGCTCGATCGCCGAGCGCAGCACCGTCAGTGAGCGCAGCTGGCGGGGGCGGTCGGCGCCGGCCAGCCGCCAGCGGATGACCTGAGGGTCGTACACGTTCCACTCGCAGGCCGGCAGCACCGTCACGCCGACGCGGCGCCGGGACTGGACCAAGTACATGGACTCCAGCACGCGGACGACCTCCCGCATCACGGAACGCGACACGTCGAAACGCTGTGCGAGCTCGTCGGTGCGGAGGACGCTGCCGGGCGGGTATTCGCCTGCGGTGATCTCGGGGCCGAGGGTGTCCAGTACCCGGCCGTACAGCCCTCGGCCCGTGGTGCTCATGCACTCAGAGTACGGGTCGGGTCACGCCAATAAAAAGTCAGACTTATACGTCACACACTCTTGAAGTTGTCGTACTAATGGGCTTCAGTTACGTCGACATCAGGTGTCGACGAAGACAGCAGACAGTGAGGCAGCGATGAACACCCCCCATGTCGTCGTGGTCATGGGCGTCGCGGGTACCGGCAAGACCACCATCGGTCCCCTGCTCGCGGCCCGGTACGGCGTCCCGTACGCCGAGGCCGACGACTTCCACCCGCCCGCCAACATCGCCAAGATGTCGGCCGGCACCCCCCTCACCGACGACGACCGGTGGCCGTGGCTGGACGCCATCGGCGACTGGGCGCACGGACGGGGCGGACTCGGCGGGGTGGTCAGCTGCTCGGCGCTGAAGCGGTCGTACCGCGACCGGCTGCGGTCCGCCGCGCCCGGCGTCGTCTTCGTGCACCTCACCGGCGACCGCGCCCTCGTCGAGGACCGGATGTCGCACCGCCAGGGCCACTTCATGCCCACGGCACTGCTCGACTCCCAGTTCGCCACGCTCCAGCCCCTGGGGCCGGACGAGGCGGGAGTCGCCGTGGACGTGACGGGCAGCCCCGAGGAGATCACCGAACGGGCGCTCGCCGCCCTGGGGGCCCTCCCGGAGCCGGCCCCGTAGGCCACTGGCCGGAACCACCACCTGCCGGGGCGCCCCACCCCCGGCCCCCCTCCCCGACCCCGTAGAAACAAGGGAACCACCGTGACCAGACTCAGCGTTGAGATGCTGGCAGCGGACGCACCCGAGGCGATCACCTCGGCCGGCCACGCTCAGCTGGGCATCGCCGTCCTGGCGGGCATCGCCGTCATCGTCCTGCTCATCACCAAGTTCAAGCTGCATGCCTTCCTGTCCCTGACCATCGGGTCACTGGCGCTCGGCGCGTTCGCCGGGGCGCCGCTGGACAAGGTGATCACCAGCTTCAGCGCCGGACTCGGCTCGACCGTCGCCGGCGTGGGCGTCCTCATCGCCCTCGGCGCGATCCTCGGCAAGATGCTGGCCGACTCCGGCGGCGCCGACCAGATCGTCGACACGATCCTCGCCAGGGCCAACGGCCGCACGATGCCATGGGCGATGGTGCTGATCGCCTCGGTGATCGGTCTGCCGCTGTTCTTCGAGGTCGGCGTGGTGCTGCTGATCCCGGTGGTGCTGATGGTCGCCAAGCGCGGCAACTACTCCCTGATGCGCATCGGCATCCCGGCGCTCGCCGGTCTGTCCGTGATGCACGGTCTGGTCCCGCCGCACCCCGGCCCGCTGGTCGCGATCGACGCCGTGGACGCCAACCTCGGTGTGACGCTGGCGCTGGGCGTGCTCGTCGCCATACCGACGGTAATCATCGCCGGTCCGCTGTTCTCCAAGTACGCCGCCCGCTGGGTGGACGTCCCGGCGCCCGAGCGGATGATCCCGCAGCGGCCCTCCGAGGAACTGGAGAAGCGTCCCGGCTTCGGTCCGACGCTGGCCACGATCCTGCTGCCGGTCGTGCTGATGCTCGCCAAGGCCCTGGTGGACATCGTCGTCGACGACCCCGAGAACAGCGTGCAGCGCGTGTTCGACGTGGCCGGCTCCCCGCTGATCGCCCTGCTCGCCGCCGTGCTGGTCGGCATCTTCACGCTGGGGATGCCCGCCGGTTTCAGCCGTGAGCGGATCTCGCAGCTGGTTGACAAGGGGCTCGCGCCGATCGCGGGCATCCTGCTGATCGTCGGCGCGGGCGGCGGCTTCAAGCAGACGCTGATCGACACCGGCGTGGGCCAGATGGTCCTGCACATATCCGAGGACTGGTCCATCCCCGCGCTGCTGCTGGCCTGGCTGATCGCGGTGGCGATCCGGCTGGCGACCGGTTCGGCGACCGTGGCGACCGTCTCGGCGGCCGGTCTGGTGGCGCCGCTCGCGGCCGACATGTCGACCACGCACGCGGCCCTGCTGGTGCTGGCGATCGGTGCCGGCTCGCTGTTCTTCAGCCATGTCAACGACGCCGGTTTCTGGCTGGTGAAGGAGTACTTCGGGCTGAGCGTCGGTCAGACGATCAAGACCTGGTCGATCATGGAGACGATCATCTCGGTGGTCGCCGGTGGTCTGGTGCTGCTGCTGTCCCTGATCATCTAGCCGGGATCCCGGGCGCGTACGGCCCACCCGCTTCCCCTCGGGGCGCGGGTGGGCCCTGGTGTGTCAGGGCCGCCACAGCGGGTGTTCGCGCTCCGCCCAGTCGCGGCCCACCGAGCCCGTGCGCATGCCGCGCCGGGCCTCGGGATCCGCCAGGGCCATCCCGATGTGCCCGGCGAGGACGATGCCGACGGTCAGGGCCAGCCAGTCGTGGACGAAGGTCGCGCTGGTGCGCCAGACCAGCGGGGTGAGGGGGGTGAACCACATCAGCAACCCCGTGCCCAGCATCACCAGCGTGGCGCCGGCGATCCAGGCCGCGTAGAGCTTCTGTCCGGCGTTGAACTTGCCGGCCGGACGGGACGAGGGGCGCTTGTCGCGGCGCAGGGCGGCGCGCAGCCAGATCCGGTCGTGCGGCCCGAAGCGGTTCAGCCGGCCGAGGTCGGCGCGGAACGCGCGGGAGGCGAGAGCGGCGAGGACGGGGAGGGGCAGGGCCAGGCCGGACCACTCGTGGACGGTGACGACGAGGGCGCGGCGGCCCACCAGCTGGGCGAGCTGGGGGACGTAGAGGCAGGCGGCCGTGGCCACGCACAGGCCCATCAGCACGGCCGTGGCGTGGTGCGCCCACCGCTGGGGGCGGCCGAAGCGCCGTACCGCGGTGACGGCGGGCCCGGGGTCAGTGCGTGGGCTCATCGTCGCGTCCGTTCGAGCGGCCGACCCAGGCGTCGACGTCGTAGCCGCGTTCCTCCCAGTAGCCGGGTTCGACGTCCTCGGTGACGGTGATGCCGGAGAGCCACTTGGCGGACTTGTAGAAGTACATCGGGGCCACGTAGAGGCGGGCCGGGCCGCCGTGGGCGTGGCCGAGGTCCTCGTCCCGCATGCGCAGCGCGACCAGGACGTCGGGGCGGCGGGCCTGGTCGAGGGTGAGGCTCTCCGAGTAGGCGCCGTCGAAGCAGGTGAAGCGCACCGCCCGGGCCGAGGGGCGCACTCCCGCGGCGTCCAGCAGCCGGGACAGGCGCACCCCTTCGAACGGGGTGTGCGGCACCCGCCAGCCGGTGACGCACTGGACGTCCCGGACCATACGGGTCTGCGGCAGGGCCTTCAGCTCGGGCAGGGTGTAGGTGGCGGGGCGGTCGACGAGGCCGTCGACGGTGAGGCGGTAGGTGGCCGCGGTCCTGCGCGGGACGGACGAGGTGACGGAGTAGTAGCGGAAGCCGCCGCCGTTCGGGAGGAGTCCGGTCAGGCCGGTGGGGTCCTTGTCGGCGGCCCCGGCGAGGAAGGACTCCAGGCCGCGCTGGAGGGAGGGCGCGGTGACCACGCCGAGGGCGCCCAGGCCCAGGGTGCCGAGGAAGACCCGGCGGCCGACGGGTGTGCCTCGCGCGTCCCCCTCGTCAGGGGGAGGCGGCGGCTGTTCGGAGTTCACTCCTCCATTCGAGCACCCGCGTCCCCGTCGGACCAGGGAGCGCGGGTGCCCGTCAGACTTTCGTAAGCGTCTCTCCTACGAGGTGCGCTCGGCCTCCCGCTCCAGCTGGAAGGCCTCGTTGCCGAGCCCGATGCGGGCATGCTTCTCGGGGGCGCGGGAGCGCAGTACGGCGCCCTGGACCAGGCCGACGACCAGGGCCAGCCCGATGATGCCGGGCAGGATCCAGCTCAGCGAGGAGTCGGGGCCCGCGCCGACCAGTACGTCGAAGTCCTTGACGGTGTAGCCCGCGATGACGACCAGGGCGATGCCCGCCAGCGCGGAGGTGACCAGCCGCCAGCTCTGGGCGCCTGCGGCGCCGCGCCGGACGAAGAAGACGACGACGGACAGCGAGGCGATCGCCATCAGCACGATGACGCCGAGGGCGCCGATGTTGCCGCCCCAGGTGAACAGGTGCAGGACCGGGGCGGTCGGGTCGCCGGTCGGCTTGTCGTCGGTGAGGGCGAAGGCGAGGACGAGGACGGCGGCGATGACGGTCTGGAGCAGGGAGCCGGTGCCGGGGGCGCCGCTGGTGCCGGTGGTGCGGCCGAAGGCGGAGGGCAGCAGGCCCTCGCGGCCCATGGCGAAGGCGTACCGGGCGACCACGTTGTGGAAGCTGAGCATGGCCGCGAACATGCCGGTCACGAAGAGGATGTGCAGGACGTCGGTGAAGGTGGAGCCGAGCCGGTCCTCGGTGAGGAAGAACAGCAGTCCCGCGCTCTGTTCCCGGGAGGCGCCGATGATCCCGGAGGGGCCGGTGGCGACGGTGAGCGCCCAGCTGCTGAGGGCGAAGAAGACGGCGACGCCGCTGACCGCGAGGAACATCACCCGGGGCACCAGTACGTGCGGCCTGCTGGTCTCCTCGGCGTAGACGGGGGCCTGCTCGAAGCCGAGGAAGGCCGCGATGCAGAAGCACAGGGCGGTGCCGACGCCGGCGCCGGTGAGGGTGTCCGGGTTGAAGGCGTGCAGGGACAGGCCCTCCTTGCCGGGGTCGGCGACGGCGGCGATGTCGAAGACGACGACGAGCAGCACCTCGATGACGAGCAGGACGCCCAGCACGCGCGCGTTGACGTCGATCTTCAGCCAGCCCAGCGCGCCGACGGCGAGGACGGCGAGGAGCGCCGGTATCCACCAGGCGACCTCGAGGTCGGCGTAGGTGGCGAAGAGGCCCGACACCTCGAAGCCGAAGATGCCGTAGATGCCGACCTGGAGGGAGTTGTAGGCGACCAGCGCGACCAGGGCGGCGCCCGCTCCGGCGGTGCCGCCGAGACCGCGGGAGATGTAGGCGTAGAAGGCGCCCGCGTTGTGGACGTGCCGGCTCATCTCCGCGTAGCCGAGGCTGAACAGGACCAGTACGACGCCGAGCGCCACGAAGAGCAGCGGCTGGCCGACGATGCCCATCACCGCGAATGTGGTGGGCATGACACCCGCGACCACCATGAGGGGGGCGGTCGCGGCGAGGACGGAGAGCAGCAGGCCCCCCGTGCCGAGGCGGTCGGCGCGCAGGGCGCGCTCCTGCCCCTTGAACGTACTGATGCCGTCGGCAGGTGCTCTGCTGGTGCTCGAACTGTCCGTCGTCATCGGAAGGCCGTCCTTGGTCGGTTGTGGTGGTGGCGGGCGGGGGGTGGGGGCTGGGGTCAGGTCGTGCCCAGGGCTGCGGCCCGGGCGGTGCGGAAGACGGTGACGCCGTCCCGGTCGGGGTACGACCAGGGCGCCGGGGTGACGTGCTCGCCGATGCGGTGGAAGAGGGCGGCGGCCTCGGCGCCCCGGCCCTCGCAGACCTTGGCGTGGGCCAGGAAGTTCAGGTCGACCAGGCGGCGCGGGTGGTCCTCGTGCTCCCACTCCAGCCACCAGTCGAAGGCGGCCTTCATCACCTGCCGGGCGCGGCGGCCGACCCAGTGGCCGGAGGCGACCGGGTCGGCGGGTTCGTGTCCGGCGGCGGCCAGGGCGCGGTAGCGCTCGGCGTGCGCGATGACCGGCAGGATCGCCAGCGGGGAGTCGGCCGGCGCCTGCTCGGCGGCCCAGTTGGCGAAGTCGTACACCTCGTGCAGCGGGTCGGGGCCCGCCTCCACACGGCGCTCGGCGAGCCAGGCGACCACGAGGTGGTGGGCGTGGTGGTGGTCCGCGTACCGGGTGCGGACCTGTTCGAAGATCCGGACCACGTCACCCTCGGCCCCCTCGGCGCACTCCAGCAGGAGCAGTCCGAGCCAGGGGGTGGGGTCGGCGGGCACCAGGTCCGCAGCCTCGATGCAGGTGTCGCGGACGCGGGCGGGCTTCTCCTTGCCGCCCAGCGCGCGCCGCACCTGGGCCAGGGCGAGCAGCACCGAGGCGTCACCGGAGTCGGGTTCGGCGAGCAGCCACTCGCGGGCCCAGGCGGCGCTGTACGACTCCCGGGCGAGCACCGTGACGCGGTGTCCCCGGCGGTCCCAGTCCTCCCCCGTGCGGACCAGCAGTGAGCGGGTGTCCTGCCAGCGGCCCTGCGCCAGCGCGGCCCGCGCGGCGACGAGTTCGGCATCGTCGAGAGCCTCGTCGAAGGCCTGTGCCGCGCGTTTGCGGGCACGGCCGAGGGGAGGCGGGGGTGGGGGCACCGCGGGACTTCCTCACGCGCTTTCTCTTGTGGTCGTCCGCTCACGGCAGGTGGTCGGTACGGCAGTGGTCGACTGCCGATTGCCATGAACTGATCACTCACAGCAAACCGCCCGTCAGCGGATCACGTCAAGGGCAACCTTCGTGTTACACGCGTCAACCACGGTCACGAAAGGGCGACTTGCGACACGCGGGGCCGACAGGCCGTCCGGAGCGCGCGACGGGCGGCTCCCTCCGCTGCCCCGGCGCGGGGCGGCCGCTGATTGGATGGCCCGATGAGCGCTGACGAGATCATCGACATCGTCGACGAGGACGACCGCGTCATCGGGACGTCCCCGCGCGGTGAGGCCTACGCCCGGGGACTGCGCCACCGCTGCGTCTTCGTCCTGGTCCGGGACGCCGGGGACCGGATCTTCGTCCACCGCCGCACGCCGGGCAAGCAGGTCTTCCCCTCCCTGTACGACATGTTCGTCGGCGGGGTCGTCGGCGCGGGCGAGGGCTACGACGCGGCGGCGCTGCGGGAGGCCGAGGAGGAGCTGGGCGTGACCGGGCTGCCGCGCCCCGAGCGCCTCTTCAGGTTCCTGTACGACGACGGCGCGGGCCGCACCTGGTGGTCGGCGGTGTACGAGGTCCGCTGCGACCTGCCGGTACGGCCGCAGCCCGAGGAGGTGGCCTGGGGTGACTTCCTGCCGGAGGCCGAACTGGAACGGCGGCTGGACGAGTGGGAGTGGGTGCCGGACGGGCTGGCCGCGTACGCGCGGCTCCGGACGTACCGGTCGGGCGGGTCCCGGGGCTGAGAAGTAGGGTCGCGGCGTGAGCGAGTTCGTACGGAACGTTCGGTTGTGGTTCGTGCCCGGTGAGGTGCGGGGGGAGGGCGACACGCCCGACTACCGGTTCTCGCTGGCGAACGAGCGGACGTTCCTCGCCTGGCTGCGTACCGCGCTCGCGCTGATCGGCGGCGGGTTCGCCGTGGACCAGTTCCTGCCGGACCTGCGCTGGGGGTGGCGGGTCGGGCTGGCGCTGGCCCTGCTGGGCGCCGGGGTGCTGTGCGCGCTGCGGGCGGTCAACCACTGGGTGCGGTGCGAGCGGGCGATGCGGCGCGGGGAGGATCTCCCGGTGTCCCGGTTCCCGGCGGTGCTGAGCCTCGTGGTGGCGGTGGTGGCGGTGGCGATGGTCGTCGTCGTGCTGTTCGGGTGGGCCGGATGAGCGGGACGGCGGAGCGGGATCCGGGGCTGCAGCCGGAGCGGACGCGGCTGGCGTGGCGGCGTACGACGCTGTCGGCGACCGTCGTGACCGTGCTCGCCCTGAGGACGGCGCTGGGGGGCGGGGCGTCGGTGGTGGCGGTCGTCGCGTGCGCGCTGTGCTGTGTGTGCTGGTTCCTGTTTCTGCGGGTCGCCCACCGGCGGATCCGGGGGCTGGCGGGGGTGAGTGTGCCGGGGGCACTTGTTCCGGGGTACGCGGTGGTGGCGGCGATCTGTGCGGTGGGCATGGCGGGGTGGGGGGCGGTGCTGGTGGGGGTGGGGTGAGTTTGCCTCGCTCCCGCCCGCCTGAAGCGCCGGGCGGGCTCAGTGGGACACCGTCACCACGATCTTGCCGCGGGTTCGGCCCTCCTGGCTGAGGCGGTGGGCTTCCGCCGCCTGTTCGAGGGGGAAGGTCTTCGAGACGTGGATCTTCACCGTGCCCTGGGCCGCCAGGTCGGAGAGGTGCTGGAGGTCCTGGGGGTCGGGGCGGACGAACCAGTAGTGGCCGCCGTAGGCAACCACCTCGGGATCGGTGATCGAGGCCAGCCGTCCCTCGGGGGCGAGCAGATTGGCGGAGACCTTGAGGGCGTCGCCGCCCACCGAGTCGAACGCCGCGTCCACGCCCTCGGGAGCCAGTCCCCGCACCCGCTCGGCCAGGCCCTCGCCGTAACTCACCGGCTCCCCGCCCAGACCGCGCACGAAGTCGTGGTTGCCCTCGCTCGCCGTGCCGATGACCCGGGCGCCGAGGTGGACGGCGAGCTGGACCGCGATGGATCCCACGCCGCCGGCCGCGGCGTGCACCAGGACCGTCTCGCCCCGTTTGACCTCGAGCACCCGGTGCAGCACCTGGTACGCGGTGAGCCCCGCGAGGGGAAGGCCGGCCGCCTCCTCGAAGGACAGGCCGCGCGGCTTGCGCGCGAGGGTGCGCACCGGGGCGGCCACGTACTCGGCGAAGGTCCCCCGGGAGAGGACGTCCTCGCGGACGTAGCCGATGACCTCGTCGCCCGCGGCGAACTCCGGTACGGCGGGTCCCGGCCGGACCACCACGCCCGAGACGTCCCAGCCGGGGATCACCGGGAACACCGGCTGCAGGATCTGGTCGAGGTGGCCCCCTCGGCACTTCCAGTCGACCGGATTGACGGCCGCCGCGCGCACCTCCACCAGCACCGAGTCGGGCCCGACCCGGGGGTCGTCGGCCTCCCCGAGTTCGAGTACCTCCGGGCCGCCGTACCGTGCGTACCTGATCGCCTTCATGGGTCCGACCCTCAGGGTTCCGGCCGCGCCGTGCAAGCCGAACGGCTCGACATACGCCCATCGCGTGGCCGGCGGACGAACGGCGGGCGCGGCTTGCGCCTATCGTGGCCCCGATCACGTTCGGCCGCCGCTCTGGACGGCATACCGACCGGTCGGCATCATGTGCGGGTACCCTTCACCTGCCCGTAGGAGCGACGATGAGCCCCGATCACCCGCCCGGACTCGACCTCGACCGGCTGCGCGGCCTGCTCGAACGGGAGCGGCCCGGCCTGGTGAACGGCCCGCTGTCCGGCCGGCTGATCGAGGGCGGCAGGTCGAACCTCACCTACGCGGTCTCCGACGGTGACGCGAAGTGGGTGGTACGCAGGCCTCCGCTCGGCCATGTGCTGGCCACCGCGCACGACATGAGGCGCGAGCACCGGGTGATCAGCGCGCTGCACCCGACCGCCGTCCCGGTGCCGCCCACCGTGCTGCTGTGCGAGGACGAGGACGTGCTCGGGGCGCCCTTCTACGTGATGGAGTTCGTCGAGGGCACCCCGTACCGGACGGCCGGCCAGCTGGCCCCGCTCGGTCCCGGGCGCACCCGGGACGCCGTGCTGAATCTGGTGGACACGCTGGTCGAGCTGCACGCGGTGGACGCCGCCGAGGTCGGTCTCGCCGACTTCGGCCGCCCCGAGGGCTTCCTGGACCGGCAGCTGCGGCGCTGGGGCAAGCAGCTGGACGCCTCCCGCAACCGGGAGCTGGCCGGCATCGACGAGCTGCACGCCGCGCTCGGACGCGAACTGCCCGTCTCCCCCGCGCCCTCCGTCGTGCACGGCGACTACCGCCTCGACAACGTGCTGATCGGGGAGAACGACGAGATCACGGCCGTCCTCGACTGGGAGATGTCCACGCTCGGCGATCCGCTGACCGACCTCGGGCTGCTGGTGATGTACAGCATGCCGCTGGGCACGCCGGACTCCCCCGTCTCCACGACCGCCGAGGCCCCCGGGCACCCGACGCCGGGCGAGCTGATCGAGCGGTACGCCGCGCGGTCGGGGCGCGATGTCTCCGCGGTGTCCTGGTACACCGCGTTCGCCTGGTTCAAGCTCGCCGTGATCCTGGAGGGCATCCACTACCGCTACACCCTGGGCCAGACGGTCGGACGCGGCTTCGACCGCATCGGCGACCTGGTCCCGGTCTTCATCGAGCACGGTCTGACCACTCTCCAGGAAGGCTGACCCGACATGGACTTCGCGTTCGACGCGCGCACCGAGGAGCTGCGCGGCAGGCTGCTCGCCTTCATGGACGAGTACGTGTACCCGGCCGAGGCGGTCGTCCACGAGCAGCGTGCCGGCCTGGACTCGCCCTGGCGCAACGTGCCCGTGGTGGAGGAGCTGAAGGCGGAGGCCCGCCGGCAGGGGCTGTGGAACCTGTTCCTGCCCGACTCCGAGTACGGCGCCGGCCTCACCAACCTCCAGTACGCCCCGCTCGCCGAGATCATGGGCCGCTCCCCGCAGATCGCGCCGACCGTCACCAACTGCGCGGCGCCCGACACCGGGAACATGGAGGTGCTGGCGCAGTTCGGCGACGAGGCGCAGAAGAAGCAGTGGCTCCGGCCGCTGCTGGCCGGTGAGATCCGCTCGGCGTTCGCGATGACCGAGCCGGAGGTGGCCTCCTCGGACGCCACCAACATCACCACGCACATCGAGCGGGACGGCGACGAGTACGTCGTCACGGGCCGCAAGTGGTACATCTCCGGGGCCATGCACCCGGACTGCGCCGTCTTCATCGTGATGGGCAAGACCGACCCGGACGGGGCGGACATCCGCCGCCAGCAGTCCATGGTGCTCGTCCCGCGCGACACCCCGGGCGTCACGATCACCCGCGCGATGCAGGTGTTCGGCTACGAGGACCACTACCACGGCGGGCACGCCGAGGTGGTCTTCGACCGCGCGCGCGTGCCGGTGTCGCATCTGATCGGCGAGGAGGGCGGCGGCTTCGCCATCGCGCAGGCCCGGCTCGGTCCCGGCCGGATCCACCACTGCATGCGGCTGATCGGCATGGCCGAGCGGGCCATCGAGCTGATGTGCCGCCGTGCGGTGTCGCGGGACGCCTTCGGCAAGGCGCTGGCGCGGCAGGGCGTGGTGCAGAACTGGATCGCCGACGCCCGCGTGGCGGTCGAGCAGCTGCGGCTGCTGGTGCTGAAGACGGCCTGGATGATGGACACCGTCGGCAACAGGGGCGCCCACACGGAGATCCAGGCCATCAAGATCGCCACCCCGCGCACGGTCGTCGGCATCCTCGACCGGGCGATCCAGCTCCACGGCGCCGGCGGGGTCAGCCAGGACTTCCCGCTGGCGGAGCTGTACGCCGGCGCCCGCACGCTGATGCTCGCCGACGGTCCCGACGAGGTGCACCAGCGGTCGCTGGCCCGGCGGGAGCTGAAGAAGTACCTGTAGAACCCGCTAATAGCCGCCGGACGGTGTGTGGTCCGCCAGCGCCAGCGCCCGGAGGAAGTCGCACAGGCGCAGGAGCCGGCGGGCCAGCAGCCGGGGAACGGCGGGGGCGTCGGGGGCGTAGGCGGTGGTCCACAGGGCCGGCAGGAGATCCATGCCCTCAGCATGGGGACGGCCCCGACCAGCGGTCCAACAGATGGTTTCGCTGGCACCGATCTCTAGAATGGATGGATGGAGATCCGTCAGCTCCGTCACTTCATGGCGGTCGTCACCGAGGGCGGCTTCACCGCCGCCGCCCGCTCCGAACTGATCGTGCAGTCCGCGCTCAGCACCTCGATCCGCAACCTGGAACGGGAGCTGGGCGCCGATCTGTTCGACCGCACCGGCCGCCGGGTCGTCCTCACCGAGGCGGGGCGCGCGCTGCTGCCGCAGGCGCGGGCGCTGCTGGCCGGGGCGCGGTCCGCGCGGGAGGCGGTGGCCGCCGTGGCCGGGCTGCACACCGGCCGGGTGGCGATCGGCACCATCCAGACGCTGACCTGCGTCGATCTGCCCGGCGAACTGGCCGTCTTCCACCGGGAGTTCCCCGGCGTGCAGGTCTCCGTGCGGGACGCGACGGTGGACGAGCTGACCGCGGCGCTGCGGGCGGGCGAGCTGGACCTGGCGTATCTCGCGCCGGACGCGCGGGAACTGCCGGAGGGGCTGACCGTGCACGCGACCTGGCACGAGGAGCTGGTGCTGATCACCGCGCCGGGGCATCCGCTGGCCGCGGCCGGGCGGACGCTGATCAGCGACCTGGCCGAGGAGCCGTTCGTGGACTTCCGCGCGGGGACCGGCCTGGAGACGGCCGTGCGGCGGCTGGCCGCCCACTGCGGGCTGCGTCGCCGCATCACCTGTGACGTCACCCAGGCCGGGCTGCTGGTGGAGCTGGTGCGGGCCGGTATCGGGGTGGCGTTCGTGCCCCGGCCGATCGGTGAGCGGGCGGGACTGCCGTGCGTCACGGTGCGGCAGCCGGACCCGGGGCGCACGGTGGTGCTGGCCGGGCGCGGGCCCCGGCCGCGCAACCCTGCGGCGGCGGCCCTCCTCGACCGTCTGACGG carries:
- a CDS encoding YchJ family protein is translated as MTTRSCPCGLPEAYEACCGRYHSGAAAAPTAERLMRSRYCAFVRRDAAYLLRTWHPRTRPERLDLDPGMRWTGLEILDTTGGSAFHTTGTVTFRASYRGGSLHERSRFERVDGPWVYVDGDFPG
- a CDS encoding FadR/GntR family transcriptional regulator; this encodes MSTTGRGLYGRVLDTLGPEITAGEYPPGSVLRTDELAQRFDVSRSVMREVVRVLESMYLVQSRRRVGVTVLPACEWNVYDPQVIRWRLAGADRPRQLRSLTVLRSAIEPVAAGLAARNATPEQCAELTECALGMVANASGHRLEGYLLHDVAFHRVILTASGNEMFARLGDVVAEVLAGRTHHEVMFEDPDPAAVTLHVQLAEAVRERDAARAERLTREITEGALQELDILAP
- a CDS encoding gluconokinase, producing MNTPHVVVVMGVAGTGKTTIGPLLAARYGVPYAEADDFHPPANIAKMSAGTPLTDDDRWPWLDAIGDWAHGRGGLGGVVSCSALKRSYRDRLRSAAPGVVFVHLTGDRALVEDRMSHRQGHFMPTALLDSQFATLQPLGPDEAGVAVDVTGSPEEITERALAALGALPEPAP
- a CDS encoding GntT/GntP/DsdX family permease → MTRLSVEMLAADAPEAITSAGHAQLGIAVLAGIAVIVLLITKFKLHAFLSLTIGSLALGAFAGAPLDKVITSFSAGLGSTVAGVGVLIALGAILGKMLADSGGADQIVDTILARANGRTMPWAMVLIASVIGLPLFFEVGVVLLIPVVLMVAKRGNYSLMRIGIPALAGLSVMHGLVPPHPGPLVAIDAVDANLGVTLALGVLVAIPTVIIAGPLFSKYAARWVDVPAPERMIPQRPSEELEKRPGFGPTLATILLPVVLMLAKALVDIVVDDPENSVQRVFDVAGSPLIALLAAVLVGIFTLGMPAGFSRERISQLVDKGLAPIAGILLIVGAGGGFKQTLIDTGVGQMVLHISEDWSIPALLLAWLIAVAIRLATGSATVATVSAAGLVAPLAADMSTTHAALLVLAIGAGSLFFSHVNDAGFWLVKEYFGLSVGQTIKTWSIMETIISVVAGGLVLLLSLII
- a CDS encoding cytochrome b/b6 domain-containing protein, whose amino-acid sequence is MSPRTDPGPAVTAVRRFGRPQRWAHHATAVLMGLCVATAACLYVPQLAQLVGRRALVVTVHEWSGLALPLPVLAALASRAFRADLGRLNRFGPHDRIWLRAALRRDKRPSSRPAGKFNAGQKLYAAWIAGATLVMLGTGLLMWFTPLTPLVWRTSATFVHDWLALTVGIVLAGHIGMALADPEARRGMRTGSVGRDWAEREHPLWRP
- a CDS encoding molybdopterin-dependent oxidoreductase encodes the protein MNSEQPPPPPDEGDARGTPVGRRVFLGTLGLGALGVVTAPSLQRGLESFLAGAADKDPTGLTGLLPNGGGFRYYSVTSSVPRRTAATYRLTVDGLVDRPATYTLPELKALPQTRMVRDVQCVTGWRVPHTPFEGVRLSRLLDAAGVRPSARAVRFTCFDGAYSESLTLDQARRPDVLVALRMRDEDLGHAHGGPARLYVAPMYFYKSAKWLSGITVTEDVEPGYWEERGYDVDAWVGRSNGRDDEPTH
- a CDS encoding APC family permease, whose product is MTTDSSSTSRAPADGISTFKGQERALRADRLGTGGLLLSVLAATAPLMVVAGVMPTTFAVMGIVGQPLLFVALGVVLVLFSLGYAEMSRHVHNAGAFYAYISRGLGGTAGAGAALVALVAYNSLQVGIYGIFGFEVSGLFATYADLEVAWWIPALLAVLAVGALGWLKIDVNARVLGVLLVIEVLLVVVFDIAAVADPGKEGLSLHAFNPDTLTGAGVGTALCFCIAAFLGFEQAPVYAEETSRPHVLVPRVMFLAVSGVAVFFALSSWALTVATGPSGIIGASREQSAGLLFFLTEDRLGSTFTDVLHILFVTGMFAAMLSFHNVVARYAFAMGREGLLPSAFGRTTGTSGAPGTGSLLQTVIAAVLVLAFALTDDKPTGDPTAPVLHLFTWGGNIGALGVIVLMAIASLSVVVFFVRRGAAGAQSWRLVTSALAGIALVVIAGYTVKDFDVLVGAGPDSSLSWILPGIIGLALVVGLVQGAVLRSRAPEKHARIGLGNEAFQLEREAERTS